One genomic segment of Hordeum vulgare subsp. vulgare chromosome 2H, MorexV3_pseudomolecules_assembly, whole genome shotgun sequence includes these proteins:
- the LOC123430395 gene encoding disease resistance protein RGA5-like isoform X1, translated as MRKEIIIRMQPGSDKYHKRALKVAAAVSGVVSITVTGRDRDLLLVIGDGVDESHLTKKLKKEVGEAEIVQLRTLPEGTSGYHLPGTSRDVGGRESRSPYHLHPTNTPGGVTYPAYAPSPVANPGAARWSGDHGQAEAGYYPSAPSPSFYYASPVAGHGGYGGSSYASAVARSHPANYSPMIERHRHDAGSWRPHHGGGKPSCCSIQ; from the exons ATGAGA AAGGAGATCATCATCCGGATGCAGCCGGGCTCGGACAAATACCACAAGAGGGCCCTGAAGGTGGCCGCTGCCGTCAGCG GAGTGGTGTCGATCACAGTGACCGGCAGGGACAGGGATCTACTGCTGGTCATCGGCGACGGCGTGGACGAGAGCCATCTGACCAAGAAACTGAAGAAGGAGGTCGGGGAGGCCGAGATAGTGCAGCTGCGGACGCTCCCCGAAGGCACCTCGGGGTACCATCTGCCGGGAACGTCGAGGGACGTCGGCGGCCGAGAGTCCCGGTCGCCGTACCACTTGCATCCCACGAACACTCCGGGCGGCGTCACGTACCCGGCTTATGCGCCGTCGCCGGTTGCCAATCCCGGCGCTGCACGGTGGTCGGGTGACCACGGGCAAGCCGAAGCGGGATACTATCCCAGTGCGCCCAGCCCGTCCTTCTACTACGCGTCGCCCGTGGCCGGGCACGGCGGGTACGGGGGCAGCAGCTATGCAAGCGCGGTGGCGCGCAGCCACCCGGCGAACTACTCCCCGATGATTGAGCGGCACCGGCACGACGCCGGGAGCTGGCGTCCGCACCACGGCGGGGGAAAGCCCAGCTGCTGCTCGATACAGTAG
- the LOC123430395 gene encoding homeobox protein CDX-2-like isoform X2 — MRKEIIIRMQPGSDKYHKRALKVAAAVSVTGRDRDLLLVIGDGVDESHLTKKLKKEVGEAEIVQLRTLPEGTSGYHLPGTSRDVGGRESRSPYHLHPTNTPGGVTYPAYAPSPVANPGAARWSGDHGQAEAGYYPSAPSPSFYYASPVAGHGGYGGSSYASAVARSHPANYSPMIERHRHDAGSWRPHHGGGKPSCCSIQ; from the exons ATGAGA AAGGAGATCATCATCCGGATGCAGCCGGGCTCGGACAAATACCACAAGAGGGCCCTGAAGGTGGCCGCTGCCGTCAGCG TGACCGGCAGGGACAGGGATCTACTGCTGGTCATCGGCGACGGCGTGGACGAGAGCCATCTGACCAAGAAACTGAAGAAGGAGGTCGGGGAGGCCGAGATAGTGCAGCTGCGGACGCTCCCCGAAGGCACCTCGGGGTACCATCTGCCGGGAACGTCGAGGGACGTCGGCGGCCGAGAGTCCCGGTCGCCGTACCACTTGCATCCCACGAACACTCCGGGCGGCGTCACGTACCCGGCTTATGCGCCGTCGCCGGTTGCCAATCCCGGCGCTGCACGGTGGTCGGGTGACCACGGGCAAGCCGAAGCGGGATACTATCCCAGTGCGCCCAGCCCGTCCTTCTACTACGCGTCGCCCGTGGCCGGGCACGGCGGGTACGGGGGCAGCAGCTATGCAAGCGCGGTGGCGCGCAGCCACCCGGCGAACTACTCCCCGATGATTGAGCGGCACCGGCACGACGCCGGGAGCTGGCGTCCGCACCACGGCGGGGGAAAGCCCAGCTGCTGCTCGATACAGTAG